The following DNA comes from Erythrolamprus reginae isolate rEryReg1 chromosome 8, rEryReg1.hap1, whole genome shotgun sequence.
gaattcacCAAGCAgcacaggggaattctgggagttgaagtccacctatcttaaaatTGCTCAGTTTAGGAAACGCTACTCTAAAAGCTATTTTTAAAGTTTCCCACCCCATTTGCATTTAAATGTACAGAGCAACTGTTAAAAACTTAAAGCTGAAATATCAACTTGCAAGATAATAACTTGTAAACCACTTTACGGTTTTTTTTCTTAGGAGCAGGCAATATAAGGCACTTCCGTGACTAAAGTGTTTCGGTTTTATGCGCTTTCATGAAGTCACCAGATCTCATGAATATCGTGGCAAATGCTGCCGATGGGGAGAATTTCCCTTATCCTACGCCCAAATCTAATTTGGCACTGTGTGAATTCTCCATAATACGTTAGCCACAGAGCTCTGGTGGTAGGACAACagcaaagaggaaaaggaagggaggaagagaaaaaggaaaggaggaaggagagaggagaaagagaaaaagaaagggcgAACTTTATCTTGGTTTCTCTCCATtctaaaaacataaaacattttattattcAAAACGTGGGCATGGATTTTATTGTAATGAACCCCAAAAGTTGGCTTTTAGCCGTGCCAGAACTGGGGGTCTTTCTTCTACATCCTTACATCCTGAAATGCACAATTTTTTGCTATATCAAACCAGCTAAACCAATGGTGGAAGGGCAGATCAGTCAAGATCCCCTATGTTTGTAGCTTCTAAAAACTTTGTTGTCAATTGAGGAGGTGCTGTGGACGGATAGATGCCAGTGTACAAAAAATGTGCAAATATCTAAAAATTTTGTTTCCTGGGAAACTTCATGAGGgtgatttaaaataaatatccagAGTGGGGTAGCCAAAAACTAGTAAAAGGAGATAAAAAAACACTGGTGGAAATTTGGAGCTAATCTCCCAACAAATAACGTTTTAAAAAAGGCTTATCATTTAATGAAATAGCATCTATTGGCACAGAGAATCCTAGAAAACATTGGCATTTTCAAATACTCATCCAATAACAACTCGAGCAGGACGATGCTCCGAGCCAACTTTGTAAGATCCAAAGTAGGTCCAGGTAAGCCAGCAAGGCGGATGAGTTAACCAGGACTTGGTACGAGGCCAAAATTGCCCTGTGGGTGAGGAGGATTGTGAGCAACTCACCAAAAAGGCAAAATAATGgaatagagaaaaaagaaattgagGCAGGAGGAAttaggatggaggaggaggacaaggaaaAGGAGGCGGAGAAAAAaggtggagaaggaagaggaggaggaatggtgatggaagaggaggaggaagagatggagaaggacgaggagaaggaggtgatggagaaaaaagaaggaagagaaagaggaatggtgatggaagaggaggaggaagagatggagaagaATGAGGTGATGGAAGTgatggagaaaaaaggagaaggaagaggaatggtgatggaagaggaggaggaagagatggagaaggacgaggagaaggagatgatgcagaaaaaaggagaaggaagagaaggaatggtgatggaagaggaggaagagatggagaaggaCGAGGTGATGGAAGTGATGGAgataaaaggagaaggaagaggaggaatagtgatggaataggaggaggaagagatggagaaggaggtgatggagaaaaaagaaggaagagaaagaggaatggtgatggaagaggaggaggaagagatggagaagaATGAGGTGATGGAagtgaaggagaaggaagagaaggaggaatggtgatggaagaggaggaggaagagatggagaagaATGAGGTGATGGAagtgaaggagaaggaagagaaggaggaatggtgacggaagaggaggaggaagagatggagaagaATGAGGTGATGGAAGTgatggagaaaaaaggagaaggaagaggaggaatggtgatggaagaggaggaggaagagatggagaaggacgaggagaaggaggtgatggagaaaaaaggagaaggaagaggaggaggaatggtGATGGAAGAGTAGGAGGAAGAGATGAAGAAGGACGAGGAGAAGGAGGTgatggagaaaaaaggagaaggaagagaaagaggaatggtgatggaagaggaggaggaagagatggagaagaAGGAGGTGATGGAagtgaaggagaaggaagagaaggaggaatggtgatggaagaggaggaggaagagatggaggacGGGGAGAAGGAGGTGATGGAGAAAAAAGGAAgcgatggaagaggaggaggagggtctataaggggaggaggaagagatggggAAGGAGGCGATGGAGGAAAACAAGGAGATGTGAGGAGGACAAACACAAATGATgatggagaaggaaagaaggaaaaggaagaacaaGAAACAACAGTGATGATTTAGAAGgcgaggaagaagaaggggaagcaATCTCTTAGCAATCTCAAACCATCAAACGTCTCTACCCTGAAAACCATCCTCGCGACGGGATGCTTCAAAACAGACGGAGAACAAACGTTGTGCAAAATCCTGGGCAGCCGAAACTTCTCAGCAGGCTTTTGAGCCAAGACCTCCTCTTTCCACCCCAGCATCCAACCAAGGAAGGGTCTGGGTTCCCCTTGATTCGCAAGCCCTCCCCTCCTCACCCTCCCTGTCTAAGGCACAAGGCGGATACGAACGGAGAGGAAAGGTGggcggggagaggcagcaggtatCTCTGCTCCTGGGTGAGATGGTGGGAGTTCGTTCCCATCCCGCAAGCTCAGCGCAACCAGGAAAAGTCTTCCGtcctttgggtgggtgggggccaGAGGGTGTGGACGAAGCCCACCCGGCTGTCAGCAACTGGAGCAGGTGGTTGACCTCCTCCCCTTAAAGCTTGGACTTGGGGTTGGCCTGGAGCAGCAGCTGCATGTCCAGCAGCGCCTGCTTTAAGTAATGGGCCATCCGGGCGGCGTTGGTTTCGCTGCAGCTGTTGAAGGCCGAGACGGCGAAATTGATGTGCTCCTCCATGGGGTTGTAGCAGACGCCGTAGCCGTCCGGCACCACCGGTCCAAAACACATCACGCAGTCTGTCTTGGCGGGCACCTGCAAGGAGGGAGAGCgtggcctagtggttaaggcactgggatggaaaccaggagatggtgagttctagtctcgccttaggcatgaaggccagttgggtgactttggcccaatccctctctctcagcccaaccaacCTCGTTGTAGTTGTGgggaaaaatagaaggaggaatttACGTTGGGTATGTTTTCTCTCTCacgttatttgcaaaaaataataaaggcaaggaTACAAATACAGTCAATaaacatggagggggggggttcTAAACCAGGGTCCTCCCCCCGTTCTAACTTTTCTCCCACCCACTCAAACTGGGGACTCCATTTATGACCATGGCCAGTTAAAACCGAACAGGAAGActccataaataaataagtggaggACTTCCTACAAATTGTTCTCAACATCCCctgcaaaaaaaacaaaccaacccaGGAGAAatatacacagctcaaaaaaattaagggaaccctTAAAAAACACACtagaactccaagtcaatcaaacgtctgtgaaatgaaactgtccacttaggaagcaacgctgatggaccatcaatttcacctgctgttgtgcaccttcaactttgtacagaacaaaggagaatatttcattcattcagacctcgGATGGGTTCTTGGAGGGTTTGGCTTGGAGGCGGTGCATAACCACCCGATAAATCCACGCGGAAAGGAATAACCCTGACCCACGGCAGCGCCATCTCACCTGGCTGGTGGAGAGGTTGAAGTGCATGGCCACGGCGTAGGCGGTGTCCATGAAGAGTTCAGGAATGCTCACCAGGTCCTCAATCGCTTGCAGCTTCAGGCCCAGGAGGTGACGGTCAATGGCGTTTCCTCTAATGGCCTacggggaaagagagagaaattcgCGGGGGACAATGTCATCGCTGCTCAGAGGTTGGCTATCGAAAGGGACAATAGCCATAGGGTTTAGACTcatgtaccgcttcacagtgcttttccagcccctcTCTCTACAGAAAGAAAGCATATATTGCACTCAACAAtctggaagggaggggggagggagagaaggaaggaaggaaggaaaatagcagtagacttatataccactccccaatgctttccagccccctctaagtggtttacagagagtaagcatatattgcccccaacaatctgggtcctgatttgACCCCCCtaggaagtatggaaggctgagtcaaccgttaggaagggaggaagggaaagaaggaaggaagggaggaaggaaggagagaaaacaaaagaaacagaaagaaagaaagaagaaagaggaaaggaaaggggaaggagggaaagaaaaaagggagaaggaaggaaggaagtcactttttactgccacatatGCCACCTTGCCATATATACCCAAATAATCCCCAAACAAAATCAGCAGTTTTAAAGGATTTCTTGAGTAGCATTAatacatggaaggaaggaaggcgggagggagggaaagaaagaagggaggagggagggaagggaggaaggaaggaagggaggaaggaaggaaggaaggatggcatattgcccccaacaatctgggtcctcattttacccacttcagaaggatggaagtctgaatcCACCtttaggaaggaaggggaagggagggagggagggagggtgggcgggaggagaggaaggaaggaagtaatcaTTGTAATGTATAATGTAAAATAATAGCACCCACCATGTCAGTATAGCTTCGATGCGCTTGAGTGGCTCGTCTTAACAATTCTGCCCTTTCCTGATCCTAAGGAAGAAAGAGAGTCACAAAAAACCACAACGACCAGGCACTTTTAATATTACAAGCACTGGACATCTTCCCatcgttttcctttctctggaaaaCAGGCAGCTGTCTCTCCAAATAACTCTCATCTTTTCCCATTTCAATAAACCTGGTTAAAAAAGACTTGCTTTTCAGCTGGAAGCACCGTCAAGGTGGTAgaatccttcctttccttttaatGTCTGATCCACTTGAAAAAAGTTTCTAATCTTTCAGCTGTCTGGCTGTTAttctccacttttttttttaataaagtgaaTTTATGACAATAAATATCCAACCTACATTCTGTAAAAGCAAGAATCTGTCTTGGGATATAAAaagcaggaggaagaaagaaaaaattacagcctgaaaaagaaaaagcaatctgttttttctggatttttcctGAATTTATCTGAGTAAAACATGCAGAGTGGCacatggcctagaggtggagctcttgcctcacaatcaggaggctgcgagttcgatcctagatagaaacatagaaacatagaagactgacggcagaaaaagacctcagggtccatctcgtctgcccttatactattttctgtattttatgttaggatggatctatgtttatcccaggcatgtttcaattcagttcctgtggatttatctaccacgtctgctggaagtttattccaagggtctactactctttcagtcaaatcacattttctcacgttgcttctgatctttcccccaactaacttcagattgtggccttgttcttgtgtccactttcctattaaaaacacttccctcctggaccttatttaaccctttgacatatttaaatgtttcgatcatgtcccccctttcccttctgtcctccagactatttctctctctgggcacaatgagaatttacctgctgaacaaaactccgcattggcaacaggaaaggcaatgggccagtaaacactcggctccattcagttgccctgacTTCACCATgacacaagggattatggggggagtcattaaaagatgatgatgatgatgatgggtaAAACATGGAGGCCGAGTGACCTACCTGGATGTTGTCAGCCCCCACGGACTGTACAAACTTCAGCACCTCCAGGGAGGTCGAGCGGATGGTGTCGGTCCGTCCCAGGCGGAACATGCGAAGCGAGGCGCTCTCGTAGGTGGAGCAAAGCTCCCCGTACATCCTAGAAAACACAACAAGGAGCCAAGGTGGGAAAACGGGAGGAACGCTtccaaaaaagggaaaggaaCCATTCGTGGCAGTGCTAGGGCAGGGGTGGCGAACCTTGTTTGCTTCGCCTGCCAAAAGAGGTCCACATGTCcacatcctttccctcccttgcCATGCACACACGTCAATCAATCtatccaatcaatcaatttatttattaattagatttgtatgccgctcctctccgaagactcggagcagctcaccacaatatttatttatttatttattacttagatttgtatgccgcccctctccgaagactcggggcggctcacaacatgccgtcaggcatgggggaactgaaacacctcccccgggcatgttcaatttatacatggtatgtttgtgtgtgcgtttgttagtaaatggggttctttttaaatcttcttaaatattttaaattatttggatttgttatgattgctgtatcttgttgtgagccaccccgagtctgcggagaggggcggcatacaaatctaaataataaataaataaataaataaataaatccaatgattaaaaacaatttaaaacctttaatataaaaacaatcatacatctcatacaaaccatacataaaacggaaacggcccagggaaatcagttcccccatgcctgacgacagaggtgggttttgagaagtttacaaaaggcaaggaaggtgggggcaatcctgatctccgggggggggttgattccagagggctggggccgccacagagaaggctcttcccctggggcctgccagacgacattgtttcgtcgacgggacccagagaagatccactctgtgggacgtcaccggtcgctgggattcatgcggcagaaggcggtcccggagatattctggtccaatgccatgaagggctttataggtcataaccaacactttgaattgtgaccggaaactgatcggcaaccaatgcagactgcagagtgttggtgtgacatgggcatatttagggaagcccatgactgctctcgcagctgcattttggacaatctgaagtttcctaacactcttcaaaggtagccccatgtagagagcattacagtagtcgaaccttgaggggataagggcatgagtgggcAGTTGGTTAAGAACGTAAGAAGCTGGACTGGACCTGGAGTGGTTCTTACAGAGCCTCCCCAGCTACTCCAAGCAAATCCACCCGATTCTCAGCCGAtgggaggaagaggtggagaagCCATTTTAATCCTCAAACAATCAAAGACCATTACAAGAACCAAGAAAACccagcccccctccccatttaCCTGTAATAAGCCAACTGCAACGCGATTTGAATAAAGGCATCGGGGCTGATTTTCTCCGACTTGGGGAAATTTTTCCCAAATTGATGGAACACGGTCACTTTGACATCCAGATCTTGTACCATGCTGCGCAAAAAAGGACGGGGAAAATTGGATCGGACGAGAGCCCCATTAAGGATACTTTACAaggagtcctcaacttaggaTAATGGAAACCAGAGTTTcaaacttcgaatggtcactggATTGGATTGTTGTTATTAAGTTGAGGGCTATCCCTACTGACTTTTTGACAGGTTTGTGTGCACATAtaactggttttttaaatatttacatcttaATATTTTCAGGTGGGTTGACATCCATGTATTTACATTCATATCAATATATACTCCTCAAAAAaatgaacactcaaagaacccatcctagatctgaatgaatgaaatattctcattgaatactttgttctgcacaaagttgaaaatgtacaacagcctgtgaaattgattgtcaatcagtgttgcttcctaaggggtgttctgtcgggctctctggtagactcctcccgaaaattcacaggtacaaatttcagacacacacacacgtttgaaaatacaaaacaatgttctttataatgaaaattcacttaaaccaagccctcttttggtatagccaagagcactggtctccaaacaaactggtaattggtacaagtcccttatcagttctgtgatacttagcttgcagctgtgaggcaattcacagtccttcttctttcacaaagtgaaacacactttgctctgggttagtttcaaagcggggaaaaatcagcacacaaaaggtccaagtcagcaaagcagtcacgaaacacaatgatcagataatcctcctcaatggccaaacccacaggctgctctttatagcagcctcactaatgaccacagccccacccaaccacaggtggcctcattttctttgataataatctctcagttgttgctgcctgtgtatcgctctccgcatgcgtggctgtatcattaactcttgttccgaatccaaggaggagctagataattgatcttcttctgagctgtctgccacactctcctcctccctgtcactcatgtcttcttggtcagaggagccttcatcagcagattccaccgggggcaaaacagggctGCAGCatctggatgtctcccccacatccacagtccttggggcaggagctgggccagagctaagcacaacaaggggacagtttgatttcacagacgtttggtttacttggagttatattatgtggtttaaatgttcccttcattttttttgagcagtgtattatatatttgtatattaggTACAGAACCACTTTTTGACAGATGTGATGCAGCCAACGCTTACTCACATGTTGAGGTTCTGCTTGGCATCTTCAATATCGTTCTTGATTTCCGGGGTGATATTAAACCGTAATTTCTTTGGCATCGGTAACGGGACCATGGGAGATCGTACAAGCTCTGGCTTCTTTCTACCAAAAGCAGTGAGGACATAGTTAAAGCACAGGGGAGggggattcatttttttaaaagagagaaaatcaGGGATCTCTTGATTTTTAAACTAGAAACACATGTTGAAAAGACAAGCAAATATGGACCGAAGAGTGGGCAAAGAACCCAACCAAAACAatctgaccgtctcaaaatgggtgaacagtgtggtcgggcagtaggaaaagcaagtaggatgcttggctgcatagctagaggtagaacaagcaggaagagagagattgtgatcctgctgtatagagcgctggtgagaccacatttggaataatactgtgtccagttctggagacctcacctacaaaaagatatgggtccaaagatgggctacaaaaatggtggaaggtcttaagcatcaaactgaccaggaaaaatttcatgaactccatctgtagagtctggatgacagaagggaaatgggggacatgatggaaacatttaaatatgttaaagagttaaataaggttcaggagggaagtgttttcaataggaaagtgaacccaagaacaagggggcacaatctgaggtcagttgggggaaagatcagaagcaatgtgagaaaatattatttgactgaaagaggagtagatgcttggaacaaacttccagccgacgtggttggtcaatccacagtgactgaatgtaaatctgcctgggataaacatcgatccatcctaagataaaatacaggaaatagtataagggcagactagatggaccatggggtctttttctgccctcaatcttctaggtttctatgaatgaggaaggaaggaaggaaggaaggaaggaaggaaggaaggaaggaaggaaggaaggaagggaaagaaagaaggaagaaagaatccactggacctgaatttaaacatgcctgggataaacatagatccatcctaagataaaatagaggaaatagtataagggcagaccagatggaccaggaggtctttttctgccctcaatcttctaggtttctaagctGTCTTATGTGAAGATCCTCCTGGATCGACTTGCAgaaaattggggaggggtgggggaataAATAAAGCTATTTGAAACCCAAGCTGCCTTACGTGTATTCCACAATGTGATCCAACAGAGCCACAATGGGGGGCCCCTCAGACGGCGCATGTTCGTACACCAACCCACAAGAACCGTCTTCCGCCACAATGAACTGCAAGGGAAAACCCAAATGAAAGCAACACAAATAGACACACACAAAATCTTGGTTTGCTGCAGAGATGGGTtcatcccagtttggaccagttcacccaaactggtagcgacccattggtgatgtcaccgaaccagtctcttttgcaattttttgatttttattgcacttttttggcattttttttcaaattatttttttgcaatttttgcatttctttaaaaaaaaaaatctgaaatttttgcatttttttgaattttttttgaaattctttaaattttttgcatttttttgacttttaaatattttttttgaaattccTTTGCTTATGCTCAGAAttcgagtttctggcactgtggatGCATCGCCATTTTGTGTTCGGCATCCCCTCCCCCTGTGGTGTTTTCCACGGCACGTTTTAGTGACGGATGCCAAAACTTTGGACAAGTGGGAGGGGGGTGGGTTTACCCCGCTGAATTACCTGGAGGGTTTTGTCAAACCAGCGGTTTCCACTGTTCCACCGACTTCCTCCTCCGTGCAACATCTGGGCGGCCACCCGGCTCTTATAAACGTCGTCCGAAACCCGGGGAATTGGAGCGTCCAAGCAGACGGTGAAAATGCTCTTTTCAATCGTGCGCACAGATTCTTTGTTGGTCTTGTCtggaaaacatccagagatacttgacaagaagagtcctccactcaccCACTtgcaacagaagaccctacgcaactagactcacaatcccaggtttagaaagcttagaactacgtcgccttcaacacgacctaagcacagcccataaaatcatctgctacaacgtccttcctgtcaacaactacttccacttcaaccacaacaacagacgaggacacaacagatacaaacttaaagccaaccgttccaaactcgactgcaggaaatacaactttagtaaccgagtagttgatgcctggaagtcactcccagactctgtagtatcttcacctaacccccaaaactttactcttacactgtccactgttgacctctcccaattcctaagaggtcagtaaggggtctgCATAAGTGTaaatgtgtatgttttttaattatgggttttttagttttttaaatattagatttgtattttacattgtgttcactattgctgtgagctgccccgagtctacggagaggggcggcatacaaatttaataaataataataatcccgaaaaagtggtcgaagatgagcaagcaaaactactgtgggacttccgacttcagactgaccgaattctgaagcataacacaccagacatcctgattgtggagaaaaagaaagtatggatcatcgacatcgcaatcccaggggacagcagaattgaggagaagcagctagagaaattaatgaaatacaaagatctaaaaatcgagctgcaacgactctggcataagcccgtgaaagtggtcccagtggtacttggcacactgggcgcagggccaaaggatctcagcggacatttgaaaaccatcggaattgacaaaatctccatctgtcaattgcaaaaggccgctttactgggatcggcaaacataatttgccattacatcacgcagtcctaggtgcttgggaagcgcccgactggggatgaaatacgaaatccagcatagtgatcttgtttgctgtgttgtactgacataataataataataataataataataataataataataacaacaacaacaacaacaacaacaacaataatgcaccagtgtgccttccatcccctgtcctaatatttcttgtttttactagtatcatgtatagtatatgaacattattatatctttgtataccaccaataccaacaaacaaataaatacaataaataaaggaATCAAATGCTCCATCAGCTGGGAAGACACCAACGCGCACCGAATAGAGAAGAAGAAGTGTGgtcatcaatattttttttgcagcccttcactgggggaaGCGGTGGGCTGGGTGCTGACCTTTGATGAGGTTGTTGTAGGCTTTGGCCCAGCTGTTGCGGTGGTTGCTCGTCAAAATCCCGATGGGCTCCTTGTTGGTTTGAAGGGACGTGTTCCAAATCTTTTCCAGTTGAATGAAAATCTGGTCAGTGGTCAAGGGGCTCCCGTCGCTTCGGTAAACATCCAGCTGAAAGAactgggggggaaaaaggagaccccatttggaataatactgtgtccagttctggagaccttgcctacaaaaagagatggatcaaactgaacgggttcaaagacgggctacaaaaatggtggaaggtctcaagcatcaaacttatcaggaaagacttcatgaactccatctgtctagtctggaggacagaagggaaaggggggacatgatcgaaacatttaaataagtcaaagggttcaataaggttcaggagggaaatgtttttaataggaaagtgaacccaagaacaaggggacacaatctgagcttagttggggaaaagatcagaagcaatgtgagaaaatatttgactgaaagaggagtagatgcttggaacaaactcccagcagttctactggttctgcgtacctgaccaatttttttctaccagttctgcgtacttgaccaatTTTCAACCGGTTCGGCGTACTTGAGCCCATCACCGACACACCCTACAACTGATGAGGTTAACTAGATGGGTCACAAAACGCCTCGCAAGCGCAAGCAACGACCCCGTTCGAAGGACCACCTGCCTACCTGAAAATTGTGAACCACGGTGATGTGGGTGGGAGATTTCTTCCCCTTGGCGTAGTTCACCACCGAGTCACGTTTGGGGCCCGGGATGCGACAGGACGAGAGGATCTGGTAGTACTGGTTCATGCAGAGAGGTTTCCCACCCAGGTATTCCACAGGTAGAGTTTCGCTGCAGAGAAAAAAGGCGAAAAAAGAGTCGTAGAAAACGAGGTGTTTAggtcaggggtcagcaacccacggctctggagCCACGTGGGGCTCTTTCATGACCACAATTTGGTGCTGACCAGCGACAGGTTTTAAGATTCCTGAGCCCTGGTCTCT
Coding sequences within:
- the CRAT gene encoding carnitine O-acetyltransferase isoform X1, giving the protein MPGDSGRCQSQMAKPSSWLKPVALRKLRGRYLTHQEGLPPLPVPPLQQTLDRYLLMLEPIISDEELSHTKSLVQDFRKPGGVGDRLQKGLERRARKNENWLSDWWLKTAYLEYRQPVVIHSSPGVVLPKQDFLDRQGQLRYAAKMIEGALDFKTMIDNETLPVEYLGGKPLCMNQYYQILSSCRIPGPKRDSVVNYAKGKKSPTHITVVHNFQFFQLDVYRSDGSPLTTDQIFIQLEKIWNTSLQTNKEPIGILTSNHRNSWAKAYNNLIKDKTNKESVRTIEKSIFTVCLDAPIPRVSDDVYKSRVAAQMLHGGGSRWNSGNRWFDKTLQFIVAEDGSCGLVYEHAPSEGPPIVALLDHIVEYTKKPELVRSPMVPLPMPKKLRFNITPEIKNDIEDAKQNLNIMVQDLDVKVTVFHQFGKNFPKSEKISPDAFIQIALQLAYYRMYGELCSTYESASLRMFRLGRTDTIRSTSLEVLKFVQSVGADNIQDQERAELLRRATQAHRSYTDMAIRGNAIDRHLLGLKLQAIEDLVSIPELFMDTAYAVAMHFNLSTSQVPAKTDCVMCFGPVVPDGYGVCYNPMEEHINFAVSAFNSCSETNAARMAHYLKQALLDMQLLLQANPKSKL
- the CRAT gene encoding carnitine O-acetyltransferase isoform X2 — translated: MLALLARNMAKPSSWLKPVALRKLRGRYLTHQEGLPPLPVPPLQQTLDRYLLMLEPIISDEELSHTKSLVQDFRKPGGVGDRLQKGLERRARKNENWLSDWWLKTAYLEYRQPVVIHSSPGVVLPKQDFLDRQGQLRYAAKMIEGALDFKTMIDNETLPVEYLGGKPLCMNQYYQILSSCRIPGPKRDSVVNYAKGKKSPTHITVVHNFQFFQLDVYRSDGSPLTTDQIFIQLEKIWNTSLQTNKEPIGILTSNHRNSWAKAYNNLIKDKTNKESVRTIEKSIFTVCLDAPIPRVSDDVYKSRVAAQMLHGGGSRWNSGNRWFDKTLQFIVAEDGSCGLVYEHAPSEGPPIVALLDHIVEYTKKPELVRSPMVPLPMPKKLRFNITPEIKNDIEDAKQNLNIMVQDLDVKVTVFHQFGKNFPKSEKISPDAFIQIALQLAYYRMYGELCSTYESASLRMFRLGRTDTIRSTSLEVLKFVQSVGADNIQDQERAELLRRATQAHRSYTDMAIRGNAIDRHLLGLKLQAIEDLVSIPELFMDTAYAVAMHFNLSTSQVPAKTDCVMCFGPVVPDGYGVCYNPMEEHINFAVSAFNSCSETNAARMAHYLKQALLDMQLLLQANPKSKL